A single window of Chlamydiota bacterium DNA harbors:
- a CDS encoding MBL fold metallo-hydrolase, whose amino-acid sequence MILHQLELGPMQNFVYLIGCPETREAVVVDPGWEPDQIHQALEKKDLKLKGILATHYHFDHVNGIEGLLKKQDVPVYVNEHDAFALKKLDSNLKKVKGEDTLKVGNLKIRFLHTPGHTPGSQCFLVENALVSGDTLFINYCGRCDLPGGSPEEMFQSLSRLRLLNDEIILYPGHNYADQTTESLGKQKKDNPYLQCESLPLFLRAMGHLLE is encoded by the coding sequence ATGATTCTTCATCAGCTTGAATTGGGTCCCATGCAGAATTTTGTCTATCTGATTGGATGCCCCGAGACACGTGAGGCGGTGGTGGTGGATCCCGGTTGGGAGCCTGATCAGATTCATCAGGCGCTTGAAAAAAAAGATTTAAAACTCAAAGGGATTCTGGCCACGCATTATCACTTTGATCATGTGAATGGGATCGAAGGTCTCCTGAAAAAGCAAGATGTCCCCGTTTATGTGAATGAACATGACGCCTTTGCACTTAAAAAATTGGATTCCAATCTTAAAAAGGTTAAAGGAGAAGACACCTTAAAAGTTGGAAATCTAAAGATTCGCTTTCTTCATACCCCTGGCCATACGCCAGGCTCGCAGTGTTTTTTAGTCGAGAATGCGCTAGTTTCCGGAGACACGCTTTTTATCAACTATTGCGGCCGTTGTGATTTGCCAGGAGGAAGCCCAGAAGAAATGTTTCAGAGTTTATCGAGACTGCGCCTGCTCAATGACGAAATCATTCTTTATCCTGGGCACAATTATGCTGATCAGACTACTGAGAGCTTGGGGAAACAGAAAAAAGATAATCCCTACCTTCAATGTGAATCGCTCCCTCTTTTCTTACGAGCGATGGGGCATTTGCTGGAGTAG